A section of the Spirochaetota bacterium genome encodes:
- a CDS encoding transposase, translating to GPPRRGRKKKSKPRNLLERLRDYKVGILGFVRDFSIPFDNNQAERDLRMVKVQQKISGCFRSIEGGMFFARIRGYISTAKKHNENVLDALQGLFENRPFMPACAE from the coding sequence AAGGTCCTCCCCGGCGGGGCAGGAAGAAAAAATCAAAACCGCGAAATCTTCTTGAGCGCCTGAGGGATTATAAAGTCGGCATTCTTGGATTCGTTCGAGACTTTTCAATACCGTTCGATAACAACCAAGCCGAGAGGGATCTGAGAATGGTGAAGGTGCAACAGAAAATTTCAGGTTGCTTCAGAAGCATTGAGGGCGGTATGTTTTTCGCCCGGATACGAGGCTATATATCAACAGCGAAGAAACATAACGAAAATGTCCTCGATGCATTGCAGGGTCTCTTTGAAAACAGGCCTTTTATGCCTGCGTGTGCTGAATAG